The Arthrobacter sp. NicSoilC5 genome has a window encoding:
- a CDS encoding cation transporter — protein sequence MTGAPTEPSTDRRRILTRRIRLLAAATITYNIIEAIVALWAGGAADSSALIGFGLDSVIEVASAVALSWQFSAKDPERREHLTLRIIAVSFFALAAFVAVDAIRSLVGAGEAQHSVPGIIIAALSLAIMPILSWAQRRAGRELGSRTAVADSKQTLLCTYLSAVLLVGLVLNSSLGWWWADAGAALVIAAIAVREGINAWRGDSCCAVPPRVDALEESTGCCPGCSASSPASASAGGQPLGLPTVRNDGFSGSGQRTSGT from the coding sequence GTGACCGGGGCACCTACTGAACCCAGCACGGATCGCCGGCGGATTCTGACCCGGCGGATCAGGCTCTTGGCAGCAGCCACCATCACCTACAACATCATTGAGGCCATCGTGGCACTGTGGGCCGGCGGCGCGGCTGATTCCTCCGCGCTGATCGGCTTCGGCCTGGATTCCGTGATCGAAGTGGCCTCCGCCGTGGCGCTGTCCTGGCAGTTCTCCGCCAAGGACCCCGAGCGGCGCGAGCATCTGACGCTGCGGATCATCGCCGTTTCCTTCTTCGCCCTGGCCGCCTTCGTGGCGGTGGATGCCATCCGGTCCTTGGTCGGGGCCGGGGAAGCGCAGCATTCGGTGCCGGGCATCATCATTGCGGCATTGAGCCTGGCCATCATGCCCATCCTGTCCTGGGCGCAGCGCCGTGCCGGGCGGGAACTTGGCTCCAGGACTGCTGTAGCGGACTCCAAGCAGACGCTGTTGTGCACGTACCTCTCCGCAGTGCTGCTGGTGGGCCTGGTCCTGAACAGCAGCCTGGGCTGGTGGTGGGCCGACGCCGGAGCAGCACTGGTCATCGCCGCCATTGCCGTCCGTGAAGGCATCAACGCCTGGCGCGGGGACTCCTGCTGCGCTGTTCCGCCCCGCGTGGACGCGTTGGAAGAAAGTACGGGCTGCTGCCCGGGCTGCTCCGCGTCCAGTCCCGCGTCCGCTTCTGCCGGCGGACAGCCCCTGGGCCTGCCAACCGTCAGGAACGACGGGTTTTCAGGCAGCGGACAGAGGACCAGCGGCAC
- the ftsW gene encoding putative lipid II flippase FtsW: MNTGQKQRGTGRPARRGLGKLAVWLEDDSPGRLRPLILAVVLTLSAIGLVEVASASSVESVAAGNNPYDLPLKQAMWTVAGVVIMLVLARMSVRRIRWLGWPLLIGSLFALLLVFTPLGMSVNGNRNWLSVGGFTAQPSEFAKLSLIVWGAGILDRKQALLGQWKHAVIPLGPAGALIMGIVALGHDLGTTMIIMMILAATMFYGGVRMKVFSVAGLICAAGALVLAATSGNRMGRISSWLGMGSDEDAQGMGYQAQHGAYALASGSWFGVGLGQSRQKWNWIPEAHNDFIFSILGEELGLAGSLLVLGLFAILAIAVFKTIARTTDTFSRTVACSVITWILGQAVINIAMVSGLLPVIGVPLPFISYGGSAMVSSLAGIGVILAVTRPEGTAPPVRRGARLGRARLRGAGQNGAGQNGGGQNGAVADRAVKQVREHAHQR, encoded by the coding sequence ATGAATACAGGACAAAAGCAGCGCGGGACGGGCCGTCCTGCCCGGCGCGGGTTGGGCAAACTGGCGGTGTGGCTGGAGGACGACTCCCCGGGACGCCTCCGGCCGCTGATCCTGGCGGTGGTCCTCACGCTCTCGGCGATCGGACTCGTGGAGGTGGCATCGGCGTCGTCCGTGGAATCCGTGGCGGCAGGAAACAATCCGTACGATCTTCCCCTGAAGCAGGCCATGTGGACCGTGGCCGGCGTGGTGATCATGCTGGTGCTGGCGCGCATGTCCGTGCGGCGGATCCGCTGGCTGGGCTGGCCGCTGCTGATCGGTTCCCTGTTTGCCCTGCTGCTGGTGTTCACGCCGCTGGGCATGTCCGTGAACGGCAACCGGAACTGGCTGAGCGTGGGAGGCTTCACCGCGCAGCCGTCCGAGTTCGCCAAACTGTCGCTGATTGTCTGGGGCGCCGGGATCCTGGACCGGAAGCAGGCCCTGCTGGGGCAGTGGAAGCACGCGGTCATCCCGCTGGGACCAGCCGGAGCACTGATCATGGGCATCGTGGCGCTGGGGCACGACCTTGGCACCACCATGATCATCATGATGATCCTCGCCGCCACCATGTTCTACGGCGGCGTGCGGATGAAGGTGTTCTCCGTGGCCGGCCTGATCTGCGCGGCGGGCGCCCTGGTACTCGCAGCCACCAGCGGCAACAGGATGGGCCGGATCTCCTCCTGGCTGGGCATGGGCTCCGACGAGGACGCGCAGGGCATGGGCTACCAGGCGCAGCACGGCGCCTACGCCCTGGCCTCCGGCAGCTGGTTCGGCGTGGGCCTGGGGCAGAGCCGGCAGAAATGGAACTGGATCCCGGAAGCCCACAACGACTTCATCTTCTCCATCCTCGGCGAGGAACTGGGCCTGGCCGGTTCGCTCCTGGTGCTGGGCCTGTTCGCCATCCTGGCCATTGCCGTGTTCAAGACCATTGCCCGCACCACGGACACGTTCTCGAGGACCGTGGCCTGCAGCGTGATCACGTGGATCCTGGGCCAGGCCGTGATCAACATCGCCATGGTCAGCGGGCTGCTGCCCGTGATCGGCGTGCCGCTTCCGTTCATCTCCTACGGCGGTTCAGCCATGGTCTCCTCCCTGGCCGGGATTGGGGTGATCCTTGCCGTGACCCGTCCGGAAGGAACTGCTCCCCCCGTCCGCCGCGGCGCCCGCCTGGGCCGGGCCCGCTTGCGCGGTGCCGGACAGAACGGTGCCGGACAGAACGGTGGCGGGCAGAATGGTGCCGTGGCTGATCGTGCGGTGAAGCAGGTCCGGGAGCATGCCCACCAGCGCTAG
- a CDS encoding winged helix-turn-helix domain-containing protein, producing MQTLTHAPVLARFGYAVSDPTRARVLLALAESPSYPSDLADSLKVSRQSMSNHLTCLRGCGLVVAVPDGRRSRYELADAQIGHAIKDLLNVVLAVDPACCAPDGECLA from the coding sequence ATGCAGACACTCACCCATGCGCCCGTGCTGGCCCGCTTCGGCTATGCGGTCTCGGACCCCACCCGTGCGCGGGTGCTGTTGGCTCTTGCAGAGTCGCCGTCCTATCCCTCGGACCTGGCGGACAGCCTGAAGGTGTCCCGCCAAAGCATGTCCAACCACCTCACCTGCCTGCGTGGCTGCGGCCTGGTGGTTGCCGTGCCGGATGGGCGGCGGAGCCGGTACGAGCTGGCGGACGCGCAGATCGGTCATGCCATCAAGGACCTGCTGAACGTTGTCCTGGCTGTTGACCCTGCGTGCTGCGCGCCTGACGGGGAGTGCCTGGCGTGA
- a CDS encoding LCP family protein — MFGSKKSPGPEQEAASPAAYPGQGELYAASSRRRRPFRRAPRWVKAVTALVSVLLLGVLAFGGYWAWRLQSNISTSELTAGGQRTEGAVNDSTDRLQILVLGSDTREGNNSQFGTADQSSGYGQSDVMMLLDISADNKHVNVISFPRDLLVDVPACTDSKTNQKYPEQKSAMINSAMAQAGIGCAVDTVNKLTGLEVDHFMMADFNAVKELSNAVGGVEVCVTAAVNDPDSHLTLPAGKSQVQGDQALAFLRTRHAFANGGDLGRIQAQQGFLASLSRKLKSEGTLGNPQKTLTIADTITKNLTVDSGLSSIPSLLTIANRLKNIDPANINFITTPTVPSPQDPNRLTLDEPAASNFFAALRNSPDLSQPAPEAPTETPATPAAPAYDKSLQPVSIANGTGVTGRSNAIAGLLSDAGFTKLTKLQAQAQSQTMVYYSAGFEDVAADVAALFGLPATSVQQVANIQGVQLYAGTDFATGDKPAAPPSSADSSGSVVAQTGSDQTCQSANPTGY, encoded by the coding sequence GTGTTCGGTTCCAAAAAATCCCCCGGCCCGGAACAGGAAGCCGCCAGCCCCGCCGCCTACCCAGGCCAAGGCGAGCTGTACGCGGCCAGTTCCCGCCGCCGTCGCCCCTTCCGCCGTGCCCCGCGCTGGGTCAAGGCCGTCACCGCACTGGTGTCGGTGCTGCTCCTGGGCGTCCTGGCGTTCGGCGGCTACTGGGCCTGGCGCCTGCAGTCCAACATCAGCACCTCGGAGCTGACCGCCGGCGGCCAGCGCACCGAGGGCGCCGTGAATGACAGCACCGACCGTCTGCAGATTTTGGTGCTGGGCTCGGACACGCGGGAAGGCAACAACAGCCAGTTCGGCACGGCGGACCAGTCCTCCGGGTACGGGCAGTCGGACGTGATGATGCTGCTGGATATCTCGGCGGACAACAAGCACGTCAACGTCATCAGTTTCCCCCGTGACCTGTTGGTGGACGTGCCCGCGTGCACGGATTCCAAGACCAACCAGAAGTATCCCGAGCAGAAGAGCGCCATGATCAACAGCGCCATGGCCCAGGCCGGCATCGGCTGCGCCGTGGACACGGTGAACAAGCTCACGGGCCTGGAAGTGGACCACTTCATGATGGCTGACTTCAACGCCGTGAAGGAGCTCTCCAACGCAGTGGGCGGCGTGGAGGTCTGTGTCACCGCCGCCGTCAACGATCCCGATTCGCACCTGACGCTGCCCGCTGGCAAGTCCCAGGTGCAGGGCGACCAGGCGCTGGCGTTCCTGCGCACCCGGCACGCCTTCGCCAACGGCGGGGACCTGGGCCGCATCCAGGCCCAGCAGGGCTTCCTGGCCTCACTGAGCCGCAAGCTCAAGTCCGAGGGAACCCTGGGCAACCCGCAGAAGACGCTGACCATCGCCGATACCATCACCAAGAACCTGACGGTCGATTCGGGCTTGTCCTCCATCCCGTCGCTGCTCACCATCGCCAACCGGCTGAAGAACATCGATCCAGCCAACATCAACTTCATTACCACCCCCACGGTGCCGTCGCCGCAGGACCCCAACCGGCTGACCCTCGATGAACCGGCGGCGTCCAACTTCTTCGCCGCTCTGCGCAACAGCCCGGACCTGAGCCAGCCTGCCCCCGAGGCGCCCACGGAGACGCCCGCAACACCCGCCGCCCCGGCCTACGACAAGTCGCTGCAGCCGGTCTCCATCGCCAACGGCACCGGGGTCACGGGCCGGAGCAACGCGATTGCCGGCCTGCTCTCGGATGCCGGTTTCACCAAACTGACCAAGTTGCAGGCCCAGGCGCAGAGCCAGACCATGGTCTATTACTCCGCCGGGTTCGAGGACGTCGCTGCCGATGTGGCGGCACTGTTCGGCCTGCCGGCCACCAGCGTCCAGCAGGTGGCGAACATCCAGGGCGTGCAGCTGTACGCCGGCACGGACTTTGCCACCGGCGACAAGCCCGCTGCACCGCCGTCGTCCGCTGACTCCTCCGGCAGCGTGGTGGCGCAGACCGGCAGCGACCAGACCTGCCAGTCAGCCAACCCCACCGGCTACTAA